Below is a window of Cytophagaceae bacterium DNA.
TACCTTTTTATTTTAACTCAACAACCCTTCATCTCCAAAACTGTAATAGCCATTATCAGAAAAAATAATATGGTCAATAAGCGTAACCTCAAGTAAATCAGCCAGTTCTTTGAGTCTTCTTGTTAGTCGAATGTCAGCATCGCTGGGTTTTAGGTTTCCTGAAGGGTGATTATGGCTTATTATGAATCCATTGGCAAGGTTTTCAATAACATGTCTCAGTATAATTTTTGGATCAGCTACTGTCCCTGCTATTCCTCCGGTACTGATATGAATGGTTTTCAAAATCTCCAGGTTTCTTTTCAAAAGAATCATCCAAAATTGCTCATGATCGAGGTCGAGCATAAACTGTTTTAGATGATTATAAACCGAATTGGAGGTTTTTAATTTAATATTTTCAATTGTTTCTGTAGCTTGTCTCCTTCGGGCTAATTCCATTGCGGCCACTATGCTTACTGCCTTTGCTTCTCCTACACCCTTGAATTTTTTGAGTTCATTGACACTCATTTTTGAAAGTCTGTTGAGGTCATTTCCTACTTCAGCCAGGATTATTTTTGCCAGTTCAACCGCGGTATGTTCAGTACTGCCCATTCCAAGCAAAATTGCGATGAGTTCAGCATCAGAAAGGGCATGGCGACCTTTTAATATCAGTTTTTCCCTGGGTCTGTCTTCTTCTGCCCAGGTTTTTATAGTGGTTTTTGTGGCGTAGCTCATAATTAATTTGCTATTTTAAACAAATATAGGAATAATCAGGCACAAAAAAAGACCGGAATGCCGGCCTTCAATATCTTATGAACTTAATTAGAATTAAGCTGCCATTTGATTAACAAGTTTAGTCAATGATGACTTAAGGTTTGCTGCTTTATTCTTGTGAATCACGTTTTTTCTTGCCAATTTATCAAGCATAGAAGAAACAGTTTTTAACAAGGTTGTTGCTTCAGCTGCGTCCTTAGTGGTTCTCAGTTTTCTGATTGCCGTTCTGGTTGTTTTATGCTGATAACGATTTCTCAATCTTTTCGTTTCGTTTGACCTGATTCTCTTAATCGCTGACTTATGATTTGCCATCTTGTATTTATTTTTTTATCTGTATCTCAAAATTTTGGAGTGCAAATTTATGAAATATCTGAATAAAAATAAAATAAATTTTGAAAATATTGATAAAATTTAATTTTTACGGGCTCTTTGAGTAAATTTATGATTCCATTTTTGATTATTTCATATAAAATCTTCATTTCAAAAAATGAAAAAACTTTTTTTTGCCATATCAGTGGCTTTTATGTTTTTGGCATGTAAATCAACAAAAATTTCATCGAATTACATAAAAGAACCACAATCCATTTTTAACTACTTTGAGTTTAAAGGCGAAAAAAAGACTCAGGTTTCTGTCCACAGAGGAGGGGGCGAGCTAGCCGGTTACCCGGAAAATTGCCTGGAATCTTTTCAATATATTAACTCAAAAATGCCTTGCATTATCGAATGTGACGTGGAAATGACAAAAGATTCTGTTTTGGTCTTAATGCATGATAAAAGCCTTGACCGAACTTCAACCGGTACAGGTTTGGTAGTTTCACATAATTTTTCAGAAATACAGGAATATTATTTAAAGGATAATTTTGGTAATAAAACCAATTATAAAATTCCAACTTTAGATAAAACTTTGGATTGGGGCAGAAACAAAGTGATATTTACATTGGATGTAAAAAAAACAACGCCTTATCGCAAAGTTATTGAAATGGTTGAGGCTAAAAATGCTCAAAATTTCTCTGTAATAATTACTTACAATGCCAATGAAGCCCTTGAGGTTTTTAAATTAAATCCAAATGTTTTGATATCTGTCAGTTTGATGCAGGAAAGCGATTATCAAAGACTTAAAGATTTGGGAATTCCGGATAAAAATATGCTGGCTTTTATAGGTACCCGCGAGCCCAAAGCCGAATTTATAGATTTTTTACATAAAAAAGGCATTAAAACAATCTTGGGTGTGCTGGGTAATCTTGATAAAAAGGCGGCAGCTACCGGTGATGTCTTATATGATGAGTTAATAAAAAAAGGGGTGGATATTTTTGCCACTGACCGCCCTGAAGCAGTATTTTCAAGAATTAATATTATTAAATGACCCTAAATATTTGAATTTAAAATGTTAAAAATCAAATTAATAACAACATTTTGCTTGTTGATAAGTTATTTGTCTAAAGCACAAAATGACATAAAAAGTCGCATAAATCTGGCTTCTGAAGCCATTGAGGAGAAGGTTATTACCTGGAGAAGAGATTTTCATGAACATCCCGAACTTGGAAATCAGGAATTTAGAACTGCTGAAATTGTTGCCAAGCACCTTCGTTCGCTTGGTATGGAGGTCCAGGAAAAAGTTGCATTTACAGGTGTTGTAGGTATTCTAAAAGGTGGAAAACCAGGCCCAGTGATTGCTTTGAGGGCTGATATGGACGGATTACCCGTGACTGAGAGGGTGAATGTTCCTTTTAAATCAAATGTAAAGACAATCTATAATGATCAAAATACCGGGGTCATGCATGCTTGCGGGCACGACAGCCATGTAGCAATATTAATGGGTACAGCTGAAGTATTGGCAGGAATGAAAAACGAATTGTCGGGAACTGTGAAATTTATTTTCCAGCCTGCTGAAGAAGGAGTATCGGAAAAGAATATACCTTTTGGAGCTGATGGAATGATAAAAGCAGGTGTTCTTGAGAATCCAAAGGTAGATGTGGCATTTGGTTTACATATTAATTCCCAAACCCCAGCCGGTAAAATTGCCTACAAACCAGGTCCGTTGATGGCGGCAGTGGATGAGCTCAATATTACCATAAAAGGAAAGCAAACCCATGGGGCATACCCCTGGGAAGGTGTAGATCCAATTGTGACTTCTTCTCAGATTATCAGTGCTTTACAGACAGTTGTTTCCCGAAATGTGAAACTTACCGAAGCTCCTGCTGTAGTAACTGTTGGGGCAATTCATGGAGGAATAAGGCATAATATCATTCCTGAAGAAGTGAAAATGATTGGGACTATCAGGACTTTAAGTAGAGAACATAGGATATTGGTACACAAAAGAATCAACGCAATTGCCAAAGGAATAGCTGAATCAGCCGGATGCACAGCTGAAGTAAATATTGTTAATGGGTATCCGGTAACAGTAAATGATCCTGAACTTACCGGAATGATGGCTTCTACGCTGGAGTATTCTGCAGGCAAAGAAAATGTGAAAATTGTGCCCGCAGCAATGGGGGCAGAGGATTTTAGCTATTTTCAGGAAAAAATACCGGCTATGTTTTTCTTTTTAGGGGGCATGGATCCAAAGAAAAATCCTTCAGAAGTGGCACCGCATCATACTCCAGATTTCTATTTAGATGAATCAGGGTTTGATTTGGGGGTAAAAACTTTCTGTAATCTTGTATTTGATTATGGCGAAAAGTATAATTTGAAAAATAAACCCGTTTCTACTCAGAAAAAAATAAAAAATAAATGGCTGCTGAAATTGTAGAAATAATACCTGAAAATCCGGATGACAGAAAAATTGAATATGTTGTAAACTGTTTGAAGGCTGGAGGATTGATAATTTATCCTACTGATACGGTGTATTCGATGGGATGTGACTCGAGTAATGTAAAAGCTGTCGAAAGATTGTGTAAGTTGAAAAATATTAAACCTATCCAAAACAAGTTTTCTATTGTTTGTCATGACCTTAGTGATATTTCAAAATATGCGAAAGTACCCAATCTTGCTTTCAGAATGATGAAAAAGATACTCCCCGGGCCATTTACTGTAATTTTACCATCGACCGGCGATTTACCAAAAATACTCCAAACTAACCGGAAGACCATTGGAATTAGAGTTCCTGATCACAATATTCCAAGAAGAATTATTGAAGCTCTGGGACATCCCATAATTACTACTTCCGTAAAAGACGATATTGACGATATCATTGAATATCCCAACGAGATAGAAGAAATATTTGATCAAAATCAGCATAAAGTTGATATTATCATAGATGGCGGTTGGTGTGGGTTAATTCCTTCAACCGTACTTGATTGCACTTCAGAGACCGAAATAAACGTAGTCAGAGAGGGTTTAGGTGAATTTATTGAAGTTTAATATCATCCTAAATCCTTCATTGAAAGCCCTATTCTTTTCCTGATTTTATCTACTTCTTTTACCTTTACTTTTACTTTTTGATGCACTTTTACCACTTCATTGGGGTCTTTTATAAAGCGATTGGCCATTTCTGATAAATGAACCAATCCGTCCTGATGAACACCTATGTCCACAAAACACCCGAAGGCAGTGATATTAGTGACTATACCGGGTAAAACCATTCCAACTGATAAATCTTCAACCGAGTTTACATTGCCAAATTCAAATGCCTCCAGTTTTTCACGGGGATCGCGTCCTGGTTTGGCCAATTCCGACATTATATCATTTAAAGTGGGCAGACCAATTTCAGGGCCTGCAAAATCCTGAACTCTGATAGATTTTCTCAAGGATTCATTTTTAATCAATTCAAAAATATCTGTAGAAATACTTTTCGCCATTTTTTCTACTATTTTGTATCTTTCCGGATGTACAGCTGAATTATCCAAAGGATTTTCGGCTCCATGTATTCTTAAAAAGCCAGCTGCCTGCTCAAAAGCCTTTTCGCCAAGTCTGGGCACCTTTTTTAAATCATTTCTGCTTTTAAATTTTCCATTTTTTGCCCTGTATTCTACGATATTTTGTGCAATACCTTCTCCTATACCTGAAACATAACTTAGTAAATTCTTACTGGCGGTATTGAGTTCCACACCTACAAGGTTTACGCAAGATTCCACCACCGTATCGAGCGTATTTTTTAATAATTTTTGATCTACATCATGTTGATATTGCCCGACACCTATACTTTTTGGGTCAATTTTCACCAATTCGGCTAATGGATCCATCAATCTTCTTCCAATTGAAACTGCTCCACGCACTGTTATGTCTTTATTCGGAAATTCTTCTCTGGCGATATCAGATGCTGAATATATGGAAGCTCCCTGCTCCGAAACCATTATGACCATTACTTTACTGAATTCTGGTATTGAAGAGATGGTTTTTTTTACAAAATCTTCTGTTTCCCTGCTTGCGGTTCCATTGCCTATCGCTATGGCTTCAATTTTATATTTTTCCAACAAACTCCTTAATATGGCAGAAGATTCCTGCGATTTTATTTGAGGATATATCACAGTTTCGGTAACTAAATCTCCACTCGGATTCAAAACCACAGTTTTGCACCCGGTTCTGAAGCCCGGATCAATCGAAAGAACCGTTTTTTGACCCAGAGGAGCTGCGAGTAATAATTGCCGTAAATTAGTTGAAAAAATGGCCACGGCGGCTTCGTCGGCTTTCTCTTTTAGCTTGTTCTCAAACTCCTTTTCTATGCTGGGAATTATCAAACGCTTAATTGAATCTTCAATAGCAAGGGCAACTTGTTTTTTAGGCTCAGGAAATCCTTTCAAATAAATTCTTTCGAGGTGATCCACGGCAAAACTCTCTTCAATTTCTATTGAAGTTTTGAGAAAACCTTCTTCTTAGCCTCTTTTTATGGCCAAAAACCTATGCGATGGGATATTTTTTGCGAGTTCATCATATTCAAAATAATCCTTGTATTTCGCTCCATCGGTATCTTTCCCTTTTTTTACTTTAGAAATCAAGATTCCATGTTTTTCAAAAAGAGATCTTACTTTGTTTCTGGCGTTAATATCGTCTGAGATCCATTCAGCAATGATATCTCTGGCACCGGACAGAGCGGCCTCAATAGTATTTATTTTTTCAGATAAAAACATTTCGGCAATTGAATCAATATCACGTTCATTTTGAGTGAAAACACGTTTGGCTAATGGTTCCAGACCATTTTCGATGGCAATACTCGCTTTGGTTTTTCTTTTTTGTTTATAGGGTAAATACAAATCTTCCAATTCGGCAGAAAACAATGCATCTTCTATTTTCCTTCTAAGTTCATTGGTAAGTTTCCCTTGCTCCTCAATAGATTTTAAAATAGCTTCCCGACGTTTATCGGCTTCCTGAAACTTATCAAAATATTTTTTGATGTCCAAAATCTGAACTTCGTCAAGACTACCGGTTACTTCTTTCCGGTATCTGGCAATAAAAGGGACGGTTCCGCCTTCTTCAATTAATTTTATAGTATTTTTGACTTGAGATGGACTAATACTAATATTTTCCGAAATAAAACTTAACTGGCGGTCTGTCATTCCAACTGTTTTTTGTTATTTAATATCCTAATCACAAAAGTCCGAAGATTTTTTTTAATTGAACCAAAAATATACTGAATAAAAAGTAGAATTATCATGAAGATTTTTAAGATTTTATTGGCATCGTTGCTGATTATTTCATTAAACTCCTGCAATATCCTTGAAAGTCAGGATGTTTCTGCAATTTCAGGCTACACTATTAAATCAGGCCAGAGTTTTGGTTTCTGTATTGGAAAATGTTACTCTGAAATTACGATTAATGGTCAAAATGTTGAACTTTTGATAAAAGAAAGAGTAATTGGCGGAGGGGAAGATACTAAATATAAATATGCAGAATCACTTCCAACTGCCACAGTTAACGGTATTCAAAAATCATTGGAAATTGACAAATTCTTTGCATTAAATGAGGTTTATGGCTGTCCTGACTGTGCTGATGGTGGAGCAGAATGGATTGAAATTATTACAGATAAAGACAAATCACACAAAGTAACCTTTGAATCCGGAAAATCTATCCCTGAAATCAATGATTTGATTGTAACTTTGAGGCAGGAAAGACAAAGATTAGTTGATAAATTCGCCAAAAATTAATGGCTCAATACGATTTGATTGTAATAGGGGGAGGTGCTGCAGGTTTTTTTGCTGCAATAAACGCCACAATTCTGAAACCTTCCTTAAAAGTAGTTATTTTAGAAAAAAACAGGGAGTGTCTGCAAAAAGTTAAGGTATCAGGGGGAGGCCGTTGCAATGTAACCAATGCAATAGAAAATCCCGAAGAACTCATTCAATTCTATCCAAGAGGAAGTCAATTCTTGATGGAACCATTTTCAAGATTCGGTCCGAGGGAAATGAAGAATTGGCTGGATATTCATCAAGTAAAATTAAAAACTGAAAAAGACGGAAGAGTATTTCCTGTTTCAAACAATTCCCAAACCATTATTGACTGCTTT
It encodes the following:
- a CDS encoding threonylcarbamoyl-AMP synthase, whose translation is MAAEIVEIIPENPDDRKIEYVVNCLKAGGLIIYPTDTVYSMGCDSSNVKAVERLCKLKNIKPIQNKFSIVCHDLSDISKYAKVPNLAFRMMKKILPGPFTVILPSTGDLPKILQTNRKTIGIRVPDHNIPRRIIEALGHPIITTSVKDDIDDIIEYPNEIEEIFDQNQHKVDIIIDGGWCGLIPSTVLDCTSETEINVVREGLGEFIEV
- a CDS encoding glycerophosphodiester phosphodiesterase family protein, with the translated sequence MKKLFFAISVAFMFLACKSTKISSNYIKEPQSIFNYFEFKGEKKTQVSVHRGGGELAGYPENCLESFQYINSKMPCIIECDVEMTKDSVLVLMHDKSLDRTSTGTGLVVSHNFSEIQEYYLKDNFGNKTNYKIPTLDKTLDWGRNKVIFTLDVKKTTPYRKVIEMVEAKNAQNFSVIITYNANEALEVFKLNPNVLISVSLMQESDYQRLKDLGIPDKNMLAFIGTREPKAEFIDFLHKKGIKTILGVLGNLDKKAAATGDVLYDELIKKGVDIFATDRPEAVFSRINIIK
- the radC gene encoding DNA repair protein RadC gives rise to the protein MSYATKTTIKTWAEEDRPREKLILKGRHALSDAELIAILLGMGSTEHTAVELAKIILAEVGNDLNRLSKMSVNELKKFKGVGEAKAVSIVAAMELARRRQATETIENIKLKTSNSVYNHLKQFMLDLDHEQFWMILLKRNLEILKTIHISTGGIAGTVADPKIILRHVIENLANGFIISHNHPSGNLKPSDADIRLTRRLKELADLLEVTLIDHIIFSDNGYYSFGDEGLLS
- a CDS encoding 30S ribosomal protein S20, encoding MANHKSAIKRIRSNETKRLRNRYQHKTTRTAIRKLRTTKDAAEATTLLKTVSSMLDKLARKNVIHKNKAANLKSSLTKLVNQMAA
- a CDS encoding amidohydrolase codes for the protein MLKIKLITTFCLLISYLSKAQNDIKSRINLASEAIEEKVITWRRDFHEHPELGNQEFRTAEIVAKHLRSLGMEVQEKVAFTGVVGILKGGKPGPVIALRADMDGLPVTERVNVPFKSNVKTIYNDQNTGVMHACGHDSHVAILMGTAEVLAGMKNELSGTVKFIFQPAEEGVSEKNIPFGADGMIKAGVLENPKVDVAFGLHINSQTPAGKIAYKPGPLMAAVDELNITIKGKQTHGAYPWEGVDPIVTSSQIISALQTVVSRNVKLTEAPAVVTVGAIHGGIRHNIIPEEVKMIGTIRTLSREHRILVHKRINAIAKGIAESAGCTAEVNIVNGYPVTVNDPELTGMMASTLEYSAGKENVKIVPAAMGAEDFSYFQEKIPAMFFFLGGMDPKKNPSEVAPHHTPDFYLDESGFDLGVKTFCNLVFDYGEKYNLKNKPVSTQKKIKNKWLLKL